The uncultured Trichococcus sp. DNA window GCACGCATGCCTTGGACTTGACGCTTTGGTACATGAACAACTACAAGCCTAAATCAGTACTAGGATCAACTTATCAAAAACTGAAGGATAATCCGATGGCAAACATGTTCGGCCCTTGGAATCCGGATACTTTCGAAACGGAAGACTCGGCTTTCGGACTGATCAAAATGGAAAACGGCGCGACCATCTTCCTGGAGGCTGCTTGGGCGCTCAACATGATCAATCCGAAAGAGGCTCAAGTCACGCTTTGCGGAACTGAAGGCGGAGCAGAAATGTTCGGAAAAGCTTTCATCGATCAAGGCTATGTCGTCTTCAATAAAGCAGCCCACAATCAATTGGAACAGACGCAGCCATCCGATGCCGGCGGTGTGTTCGGATTCGAAGGGGCTACGTTGGAACAACGTGATGCTGAAGCCAAACAGTGGGTGGATGCGATCCTGAATGACACGGACCCAATGGTGAAGCCTGAACAGGCAATCGTCGTGACCCAAATCCTGGAAGCAATCTACAAATCAGCTGAGACAGGACAAGTCGTTGAATTTGATTAAGTTTGGGAGGAACAGTAATGGAGCATAACATTAAGCGTGGCGTTTCTGCATATAGCTACAACAAAGTATTCGGAGTCTCAATGGATCTTGACGACATTATGCAAGACATCTGCGACACAGGAGCTACTGGAATTGAAATCTTGGCAAATTCTCATATCGTCAAATATCCTGATGTTGCTGAAGCTTGGATTGATGACTGGCACCAAAAATTGAATCACTTTAAATTGGAACCAGCGGAATATGGTCACTGGGTTGAATCCAGGTTATATAAAGGTAGGGAACTCACTACTAAAGAAAGCATCGATATGCTTGAGCGAGATTTCAAAATTGCAAATAAGCTAGGATTTAAGGTTTTAAGAACAAAATTAGGCGTTATTGATGATACCCTTACCCCTGTATCCAACTGGCGTGAATTCATCAAAGGCGCACTGGGATTGGCAGAAAAATATGATGTCCGCATGTGTCCTGAAATCCATAGTCCAACTATTTTAGATTCGAGAATGATTCAGGATTATGTGGAATTCATCGAAAAAGAGAATACTGAATTTTTCGGATTGAATATTGACTTCGGTATTTTTCAGACCGGAGATAATGCTCTAGTAGGATTCGGTGAAAATGATTTCGTGGGCCCTCCATGCGAACACAGCAAAGTTGAAGAGCTGGTGCCGCTTTTGAAGTATGTTTATTGTTGCCATGCAAAATTTTTAAGGATGGATGAAAATTTTCGTGAAGTTGTTATTCCATATGAAGAGATCATAGAAACACTCATTAAGCATAACTGGGAAGGCTACTTGATCAGTGAGTACGAAGGTGCAAAAGCAGAAGTGACAGGACATGCGTCTGATCAGGTCAAACGGCATCAAATCATGTTGAAAAACTTATTAGGGAAGTGAGGGATAGCGTATGCTGGAAAAAGAATGCATTCAATCCAGAAGGTTTAAAAATACAGTAGTGGATCAGGAAGTAATTGGTTTTCAGTTTGATATTCGCCTGATGTATTATAGAGGATTATGGTTATCCCAGCTTAGACCCATCCATATAAAAGTTGACGGAGAAGCAGTCAGATTAGAGGACATTTCCTGGGAAATAAACGGAAAGCTATACAAACAAGATGAATTGAAGGGAATTGGGGATATCCAATGGAATGTTTTGGAGCCAGCTTCCATCCATGTAAATGTCTTAGGCGGCTTAACAACAGGATATCACGAAATTGAAGTTGATCACAGATTCAGTTCGTCATATATG harbors:
- a CDS encoding Gfo/Idh/MocA family oxidoreductase yields the protein MNKLKFGIIGCGGIANGKHFPALAKLSDKVEIVAFCDTVIERAEKAAKEYGTADALVTEDYKALLAREDIDVIHVLTPNISHSYITVDALEAGKHVMCEKPMAINYAEAKEMLDAAQRTGKKLTIGYQNRFRADSLATYDACSKGELGDIYFAKAHAIRRKGVPTWGVFPDKSKQGGGPLIDIGTHALDLTLWYMNNYKPKSVLGSTYQKLKDNPMANMFGPWNPDTFETEDSAFGLIKMENGATIFLEAAWALNMINPKEAQVTLCGTEGGAEMFGKAFIDQGYVVFNKAAHNQLEQTQPSDAGGVFGFEGATLEQRDAEAKQWVDAILNDTDPMVKPEQAIVVTQILEAIYKSAETGQVVEFD
- a CDS encoding TIM barrel protein, whose product is MEHNIKRGVSAYSYNKVFGVSMDLDDIMQDICDTGATGIEILANSHIVKYPDVAEAWIDDWHQKLNHFKLEPAEYGHWVESRLYKGRELTTKESIDMLERDFKIANKLGFKVLRTKLGVIDDTLTPVSNWREFIKGALGLAEKYDVRMCPEIHSPTILDSRMIQDYVEFIEKENTEFFGLNIDFGIFQTGDNALVGFGENDFVGPPCEHSKVEELVPLLKYVYCCHAKFLRMDENFREVVIPYEEIIETLIKHNWEGYLISEYEGAKAEVTGHASDQVKRHQIMLKNLLGK
- a CDS encoding DUF6379 domain-containing protein — its product is MLEKECIQSRRFKNTVVDQEVIGFQFDIRLMYYRGLWLSQLRPIHIKVDGEAVRLEDISWEINGKLYKQDELKGIGDIQWNVLEPASIHVNVLGGLTTGYHEIEVDHRFSSSYMPPNMDEVLSYGNHKRKLLLVS